Proteins co-encoded in one Nonomuraea helvata genomic window:
- the eccD gene encoding type VII secretion integral membrane protein EccD — protein MTSLAHPPMQPMQPVPPGPPAHPGAQPQMRAPLAPLCHVTVVAPRRRVDLALPADVPLPHVLPGLLRAVGEAGGDAAGPPGWVLQRLGGAPFDLGQTLASLGVLDGELLYLRPREFALPPALYDDVADVVATGVKESSGKWEPRHTKAMGAGAAAIMLALGAVALVLSGSEPLGVTVVAGMLALLLLGVSAALSRAVGDSSAGALVGYAALPYAFLAGLYGLASGATLTGFGAPHLLAALTCTALVATIGGTVVADGVAGFLGTAIATVTGAIASAVVMVFGVPAAGVAAMTVTILIALSPLIPTLSFRIARVPLPALPTSADELRADNQRLDSDGVLARTAQARRYATGMVVGIVLSAIGALIFLVVEATWLSIAMAVVLSLVMLLRARVFHGLGQRLWLLGSGLGGLMAVGIAVSAGAGTVAAAAVVMGVLWVAMLVVGLGLWLPSGRLSPFWGRAGEIVDVILLIALFPLALGVLDVYTWIRGLAG, from the coding sequence TTGACTTCGCTCGCTCATCCGCCGATGCAGCCGATGCAACCGGTGCCGCCGGGGCCGCCGGCGCACCCGGGGGCGCAGCCGCAGATGCGCGCGCCACTGGCGCCTCTGTGCCACGTCACGGTCGTCGCTCCGCGACGCCGTGTCGATCTCGCGCTACCTGCCGACGTGCCACTGCCGCACGTGCTGCCGGGGCTGCTGCGCGCGGTCGGCGAGGCGGGCGGCGACGCGGCCGGACCGCCCGGCTGGGTGCTCCAGCGGCTCGGCGGCGCGCCGTTCGACCTCGGGCAGACTCTCGCGTCCTTGGGGGTGCTGGATGGCGAGCTGCTGTACCTGCGGCCCCGCGAGTTCGCGCTGCCGCCCGCGCTCTACGACGACGTGGCAGACGTGGTGGCCACCGGCGTCAAGGAGAGCTCCGGCAAGTGGGAGCCCCGTCATACCAAGGCCATGGGCGCGGGCGCGGCGGCGATCATGCTGGCGCTGGGAGCGGTCGCACTGGTCCTGTCGGGGAGCGAGCCGCTGGGCGTGACGGTGGTCGCGGGCATGCTCGCGTTGCTGCTGCTCGGCGTCAGCGCGGCCCTGTCCAGGGCGGTCGGTGACTCCTCAGCGGGCGCGCTGGTCGGCTATGCCGCGCTGCCCTACGCGTTCCTCGCCGGACTGTACGGACTGGCCAGCGGCGCCACCTTGACCGGTTTCGGCGCGCCACACCTGCTGGCCGCGCTGACCTGCACCGCGCTGGTGGCCACGATCGGTGGCACCGTGGTCGCCGACGGTGTGGCAGGCTTCCTGGGCACGGCCATCGCGACGGTGACAGGAGCCATCGCCTCGGCCGTGGTCATGGTGTTCGGCGTGCCCGCCGCCGGCGTGGCGGCCATGACGGTGACGATCCTCATCGCGCTCAGCCCGTTGATCCCCACATTGTCGTTCAGGATCGCCAGGGTGCCGCTGCCCGCCCTGCCCACCAGCGCCGACGAACTGCGTGCCGACAACCAGCGGCTGGACAGCGACGGCGTGCTGGCCCGCACCGCCCAGGCCCGCCGCTACGCCACCGGGATGGTCGTCGGCATCGTTCTCAGCGCCATCGGGGCTCTGATCTTCTTGGTCGTCGAGGCGACCTGGCTGTCGATCGCGATGGCCGTCGTGCTCTCGCTGGTGATGCTGCTGCGGGCCCGCGTCTTCCACGGGCTCGGCCAGCGGCTGTGGTTGCTGGGCTCGGGCCTGGGCGGCCTGATGGCGGTGGGGATCGCGGTGAGCGCGGGCGCGGGCACGGTGGCCGCCGCCGCGGTGGTGATGGGCGTGCTCTGGGTGGCCATGCTGGTCGTGGGGCTCGGCCTCTGGCTGCCGTCCGGACGGCTCTCGCCGTTCTGGGGGCGTGCGGGCGAGATCGTGGACGTGATCCTGCTGATCGCGCTGTTCCCGCTGGCGCTGGGCGTGCTCGACGTCTACACCTGGATCCGCGGGCTGGCGGGCTAG
- the eccCa gene encoding type VII secretion protein EccCa, producing MSIVVVRRPERRPSPQAPRGEILLESPPEIPEVQPAGLGGVLMYVPMLAGGAAMGLMFTAGGNSNPLMYVASGLFAVSMLGMTVGQFGRNAGERKNRLNGLRRDYFRYLSQIRKRVRKAAVQQREALEWSGPAPETLWWVAMGPRLWERRPRDEDFGTVRLGTGVQKLAVQLIPPDSKPVEDLDALTAGALRRFVRAHSTVSGLPVAVALNSFARIHLTGDPRAVRSLVRAMIAQLATFHSPDDMRVMVCASKEWMPHWDWVKWLPHALHPDEMDAAGQVRLMSENLSHLDQLVGDELKERARFRPGTGADSLPYHVVIVDGGHVPHDSQLGIDAIQGVTVIDLSDATGPVEEASTLRLDIQPDGFHMVKIDHAGKRSTTRLGDPDKLDYARAEGLARQLAPLRASAGSGGESQDVLGTNTSLTDLLGVGDPGRLSPAVTWQPRAGRNRLRVPIGLGADGRMVELDIKESAQGGMGPHGLVIGATGSGKSELLRTLVLGLAITHSSEILNFVLVDFKGGATFLGLEGLSHVSAVITNLEDELPLVDRMHDALHGEMVRRQELLRAAGNYASLRDYERAREQGVDLQPMPTLFIVLDEFSELLSAKPEFIDLFVMIGRLGRSLGVHLLLASQRLEEGRLRGLDTHLSYRIGLRTFSAMESRVVLGVADAYELPSAPGNGYLKFDTTGMTRFKAAYVSGAYHDDPAQAAAPDGTPAVREVVEYGPAHVPLPEITTPVQVTTESDDEPAGSNQRSVLDVVVGRLAGHGLAAHRIWLPPLAEPPTLAHLLPPLSVTPEHGLTTAGWPGRGKLHAVIGIIDKPFEQRRDPFWLDVSGSAGHVGVAGGTQSGKSTVVRTLVAGMALMHTPREVQFYCLDFGGGALASLEGLPHVGGVATRLDADRVRRTVAEIGAILEQRERDFGEHGIESMATYRQLREEGAIEGDGWGDVFLVVDGWLTLRQEFDTLEPTITDIAARGLGYGIHLVAATNKWSEFRPSIRDLFGTKIELKLGDAYESEVSRKQALAVPEATPGRGLTKDGFHFLSALPRIDGVQNSADLASGARNLVQAVRDSWQGPPAPPVRLLPAVLPVSALPDDQERIPIGIDEASLAPVALDFDSDPHFVIFGENESGKSNLLRLIAEGLTTRKQPSQAMMIVIDYRRALLDSAVTDHRIGYAASSAAAADLINDAKGALLSRLPPADLTPDQLRDRSWWQGSDLYIFVDDYDLVATSSNPLLPLVDLLPQARDIGLHLVLARQMGGAGRAMFDPLIQRMKDMATPALLMSGSKDEGYLFGNVRPQPQPPGRGYLVDRRFGARLIQTAYLDADKTSGA from the coding sequence GTGAGCATTGTTGTTGTACGGCGCCCGGAACGCCGTCCCAGCCCCCAAGCCCCGCGCGGGGAGATCCTGCTGGAGTCTCCACCGGAGATCCCCGAAGTGCAGCCCGCCGGACTCGGCGGCGTCCTCATGTATGTGCCGATGCTTGCGGGCGGCGCGGCCATGGGCCTGATGTTCACCGCGGGAGGCAACTCCAACCCCCTCATGTACGTGGCCAGCGGCCTGTTCGCGGTCTCGATGCTGGGCATGACGGTCGGCCAGTTCGGCCGCAACGCGGGCGAGCGCAAGAACCGCCTCAACGGCCTGCGCCGCGACTACTTCCGCTACCTCTCCCAGATCCGCAAGAGGGTCCGCAAGGCCGCCGTCCAGCAGCGCGAGGCCCTGGAGTGGAGCGGGCCCGCCCCTGAGACCCTCTGGTGGGTCGCCATGGGGCCACGCCTGTGGGAACGCCGTCCCCGCGACGAGGACTTCGGCACGGTACGGCTGGGCACCGGCGTGCAGAAACTGGCCGTGCAGCTCATCCCCCCGGACTCCAAGCCGGTCGAGGACCTCGACGCGCTGACGGCCGGCGCGCTGCGCAGGTTCGTCCGGGCGCACTCCACGGTGTCGGGTCTGCCCGTGGCGGTCGCGCTCAACTCCTTCGCGCGCATCCACCTCACCGGCGACCCACGGGCGGTGCGGAGCCTGGTCCGGGCGATGATCGCGCAGCTCGCCACCTTCCACTCACCCGATGACATGCGGGTCATGGTGTGCGCGAGCAAGGAGTGGATGCCTCATTGGGACTGGGTCAAGTGGCTGCCGCACGCCCTGCATCCGGACGAGATGGACGCCGCAGGTCAGGTGCGGCTGATGAGCGAGAACCTGTCCCACCTCGACCAGCTCGTAGGAGACGAGCTGAAGGAGCGGGCGAGGTTCCGTCCCGGCACCGGCGCCGACTCGCTGCCGTACCACGTGGTGATCGTGGACGGCGGGCACGTGCCGCACGACTCCCAGCTCGGCATCGACGCCATCCAGGGCGTCACGGTGATCGACCTGTCCGACGCGACGGGGCCGGTAGAGGAGGCCAGCACGCTCCGGCTGGACATCCAGCCCGACGGCTTCCACATGGTGAAGATCGACCACGCAGGCAAACGCTCCACGACCCGGCTGGGCGATCCCGACAAGCTGGACTACGCGCGGGCGGAAGGGCTGGCCCGGCAGCTCGCGCCACTGCGGGCCTCGGCGGGCTCAGGTGGCGAGTCGCAGGACGTGCTGGGCACCAACACCAGCCTGACCGACCTGCTGGGCGTGGGCGACCCGGGCAGGCTTTCACCGGCCGTCACATGGCAGCCCAGGGCCGGCCGTAACCGGCTGCGCGTGCCCATCGGCCTGGGCGCCGACGGCCGGATGGTCGAGCTGGACATCAAGGAGTCCGCGCAGGGCGGCATGGGCCCGCACGGGCTGGTCATCGGCGCGACCGGATCGGGCAAGTCGGAGCTGCTGCGCACGCTTGTGCTCGGCCTGGCGATCACGCACTCGTCCGAGATCCTGAACTTCGTCCTGGTCGACTTCAAGGGCGGCGCCACGTTCCTCGGCCTCGAGGGGCTCTCGCACGTCTCCGCCGTCATCACCAACCTGGAGGACGAGCTCCCCCTGGTCGACCGCATGCACGACGCGCTGCACGGCGAGATGGTCCGCAGGCAGGAACTGCTGCGCGCGGCGGGCAACTACGCCTCGCTGCGCGACTACGAGCGGGCCCGAGAGCAGGGCGTCGACCTGCAGCCGATGCCGACGCTGTTCATCGTGCTCGACGAGTTCAGCGAGCTGCTGTCGGCCAAGCCCGAATTCATCGACCTGTTCGTGATGATCGGCCGTCTGGGCCGCTCGCTCGGCGTGCACCTGCTCCTGGCCTCGCAGCGGCTGGAGGAGGGGCGGCTGCGCGGCCTCGACACGCACCTGTCCTACCGGATCGGCCTGCGCACGTTCTCCGCCATGGAGAGCCGGGTCGTGCTGGGCGTGGCGGACGCGTACGAGCTGCCGTCGGCGCCGGGCAACGGCTACCTGAAGTTCGACACGACCGGCATGACGAGGTTCAAGGCCGCCTACGTCTCGGGTGCCTACCACGACGACCCCGCCCAGGCCGCCGCCCCCGACGGCACGCCGGCCGTCCGTGAGGTCGTGGAGTACGGCCCCGCGCACGTGCCGCTGCCCGAGATCACCACCCCCGTCCAGGTGACGACGGAGTCCGACGACGAGCCGGCAGGCAGCAACCAGCGCAGCGTGCTCGACGTCGTGGTCGGCCGGCTCGCCGGGCACGGCCTCGCGGCGCACCGCATCTGGCTGCCGCCGCTGGCCGAGCCGCCCACCCTGGCCCATCTCCTGCCGCCGCTCTCGGTCACCCCGGAGCACGGCCTGACCACCGCCGGCTGGCCGGGCCGGGGCAAGCTGCACGCGGTCATCGGCATCATCGACAAGCCGTTCGAGCAGCGCCGCGACCCGTTCTGGCTGGACGTGTCCGGCAGCGCGGGGCATGTCGGCGTGGCGGGCGGCACGCAGAGCGGCAAGAGCACGGTCGTGCGTACGCTCGTGGCCGGCATGGCGCTCATGCACACCCCGCGCGAGGTCCAGTTCTACTGCCTCGACTTCGGCGGCGGCGCCCTCGCCTCGCTGGAGGGGCTGCCCCACGTGGGCGGAGTGGCCACCCGCCTCGACGCCGACCGGGTGCGTCGCACGGTGGCCGAGATCGGCGCCATCCTGGAGCAGCGCGAACGCGACTTCGGCGAGCACGGCATCGAGTCGATGGCCACCTACCGGCAGCTGCGTGAGGAGGGCGCGATCGAGGGGGACGGCTGGGGCGACGTGTTCCTGGTCGTGGACGGATGGCTGACGCTCCGGCAGGAGTTCGACACGCTGGAGCCGACCATCACCGACATCGCGGCGCGTGGGCTCGGCTACGGCATCCACCTCGTCGCCGCGACCAACAAATGGTCGGAGTTCCGGCCGAGCATCCGCGACCTGTTCGGGACCAAGATCGAGCTCAAGCTCGGCGACGCCTACGAGTCGGAGGTCAGCAGGAAGCAGGCGCTGGCCGTGCCAGAGGCGACGCCGGGGCGCGGGCTGACGAAGGACGGATTCCACTTCCTGTCCGCGCTGCCCAGGATCGACGGGGTGCAGAACTCGGCGGACCTGGCGAGCGGAGCGCGCAACCTGGTGCAGGCCGTACGGGACTCCTGGCAGGGGCCGCCCGCCCCGCCCGTCAGGCTGCTCCCTGCGGTGCTGCCCGTCTCCGCGCTGCCGGACGACCAGGAACGGATCCCGATCGGCATCGACGAGGCCTCCCTGGCGCCCGTGGCACTGGACTTCGACTCCGACCCGCACTTCGTGATCTTCGGCGAGAACGAGAGCGGCAAGTCGAACCTGCTGCGGCTCATCGCCGAGGGGCTGACGACCAGGAAGCAGCCGAGCCAGGCCATGATGATCGTGATCGACTACCGCCGGGCGCTGCTCGACTCGGCGGTGACCGATCACCGCATCGGCTACGCCGCCTCGAGCGCCGCCGCCGCCGACCTGATCAACGACGCCAAGGGGGCTCTGCTGAGCCGCCTGCCGCCGGCGGACCTCACGCCGGACCAACTGCGCGACCGAAGCTGGTGGCAGGGCTCGGACCTGTACATCTTCGTGGACGACTACGACCTGGTCGCGACCTCGTCCAACCCGCTGCTGCCGCTGGTCGACCTGCTGCCGCAGGCTCGCGACATCGGCCTGCACCTCGTGCTGGCCCGCCAGATGGGTGGCGCGGGCCGCGCCATGTTCGACCCGCTCATCCAGCGCATGAAGGACATGGCCACCCCGGCGCTGCTCATGTCCGGCAGCAAGGACGAGGGCTACCTCTTCGGCAACGTACGGCCCCAGCCCCAGCCTCCCGGCCGCGGCTACCTGGTCGACCGGCGGTTCGGCGCGCGCCTGATACAGACGGCCTACCTGGACGCCGACAAGACGAGCGGAGCATGA
- a CDS encoding transglycosylase SLT domain-containing protein encodes MSVSHLPGGDALDAMLKKVTGDPGEIDTIAKAWRSVSGDINEFAGGLGAAAQVVDDAWKGSSADAFARYINKYGSAAEGLTLALANSASSLDGAASALREAHSEISAICRDLNTNAANYKTRYYANDPDATEADVEPGLKKLVDQAKADAQPWVDKADKAVAKAKKDINQFLKDRGTTFHSIPDVSSQEFTPAPGRKIDWERDPTYQQQPDRTSLQGGAGGLRGGGSGGGSGGGNSFGGYGPSGPPPAGGGPAPTGQVKEWIEQAIAILEKQGVPASKMNASDIWMIIKHESGGNPNAINNWDSNAAKGTPSKGLMQTIDPTFNAHSLPGHKNIYNPVDNIIAGVQYAISRYGSVSNVPGVVNTKRGLGYVGY; translated from the coding sequence ATGAGCGTCTCGCACCTGCCCGGAGGCGACGCGCTCGACGCGATGCTCAAGAAGGTGACCGGCGATCCCGGCGAGATCGACACGATCGCCAAGGCGTGGCGCAGCGTGTCGGGCGACATCAACGAGTTCGCGGGCGGGCTGGGCGCCGCGGCGCAGGTGGTGGACGACGCCTGGAAGGGCAGCTCCGCCGACGCGTTCGCCAGATACATCAACAAGTACGGCAGTGCGGCGGAGGGCCTGACGCTCGCGCTGGCCAACTCCGCCTCCTCGCTCGACGGTGCCGCCTCCGCGCTACGCGAGGCGCACAGTGAGATCAGCGCCATCTGCCGGGACCTGAACACCAACGCCGCCAACTACAAGACCCGCTACTACGCCAACGACCCCGACGCCACGGAGGCGGACGTGGAGCCGGGGCTGAAGAAGCTGGTCGACCAGGCGAAGGCCGACGCTCAGCCGTGGGTGGACAAGGCTGATAAGGCGGTTGCCAAGGCCAAGAAGGACATCAATCAATTCCTGAAGGATCGCGGGACGACATTCCACTCCATTCCTGACGTGTCCTCCCAGGAGTTCACGCCCGCCCCGGGCAGGAAGATCGACTGGGAACGCGACCCGACCTACCAGCAGCAGCCCGACCGCACCTCCCTGCAAGGGGGTGCCGGAGGACTGCGCGGGGGCGGCAGCGGTGGCGGCAGTGGTGGCGGCAACTCCTTCGGCGGCTACGGTCCCAGCGGCCCGCCGCCCGCCGGCGGCGGCCCCGCGCCCACGGGCCAGGTCAAGGAATGGATCGAACAGGCCATCGCGATCCTGGAGAAGCAGGGCGTACCGGCCTCCAAGATGAACGCCAGCGACATCTGGATGATCATCAAGCACGAGTCGGGCGGGAATCCCAACGCGATCAACAACTGGGACTCCAACGCGGCCAAGGGCACGCCGTCCAAGGGCCTGATGCAGACCATCGACCCGACGTTCAACGCGCACTCGCTGCCCGGGCACAAGAACATCTACAACCCGGTGGACAACATCATCGCCGGAGTGCAGTACGCGATCTCCCGCTACGGCTCGGTCTCGAACGTGCCCGGCGTGGTCAACACCAAGCGCGGCCTGGGCTACGTCGGCTACTGA
- a CDS encoding protein kinase domain-containing protein, with the protein MHPLRPGDPERIGNLTIVGLLGEGPRGEVFLGQESEDAPIVAVKLLPADPEAGPDAPAKHLGAKRVSSSYVARMLDSGLHEDRPYIVREYVEGKSLAQAVADDGPLSGDALERIAVGVLTALSAIHLAGLSHRSLTPHNVILGPEGPRVTDATVGEPAGEAAYQAPEQLHGLQYGPYADVFAWAATIAFAGTGKVPFADRDAVLNAEAEVDIEGEPMRRVLLSALSKQVTERPTTYSALMQLLGDSGAAKPPVAEQPAIEGVPLQGIAIEIPGVPGQGPIPGAPGQIPLDATLVQGPPPVQGAPMGPPMQGPPMQGPPMPVHGVPVPYQHQQEAPMWGPPETDGSPHPPHQIRLEAVQPTTASKKPRRGFSLVLVAGVGALALVSAVGLWGANRYVKLQQVNPAAMAQANGNEIPMPASSPATPGPQGSDPAVGTDPQQSQPEATVPWGATDAPTDDSGVGPLTLPTEWSSTASGVPTVPELTAPPTTPAAIPTQPVPIPTATQPPTVTKTAEPTPTKKRHGKPTATVTKTVEPSRTPTPTPTQTEEPTRSQEPTRSQEPDPTPTKTTARPTPTKTTARPTPTKTTARPTPTPTKTTARPTPTKTTAKPTPTQATNPHTPTQVCGPGFSVQRSSSFAGGVTYQLWNNSTSQNCVVTMKTTDIGKRTPVSATLEVQGGGSQTDSGSYEYYAGPVKLTAKGKCVRYSGSAGSGSTSAGWDNCG; encoded by the coding sequence ATGCACCCTTTGCGCCCTGGTGACCCAGAGCGGATCGGCAATCTCACCATTGTTGGGCTGCTGGGAGAAGGTCCGCGGGGCGAAGTGTTCCTCGGGCAGGAATCCGAGGACGCACCCATTGTCGCCGTCAAGCTGCTCCCGGCCGATCCCGAGGCCGGTCCCGACGCGCCGGCGAAGCATCTGGGCGCCAAGCGGGTGTCGAGCTCGTACGTGGCCAGAATGCTGGACTCCGGGCTTCACGAGGACCGCCCGTACATCGTCAGGGAGTACGTCGAGGGCAAGAGCCTGGCCCAGGCGGTGGCGGACGACGGGCCGCTGAGCGGAGACGCGCTCGAGCGCATCGCGGTCGGTGTGTTGACCGCGCTGTCGGCCATCCATCTCGCGGGGCTGTCGCACAGGTCGCTCACTCCGCACAACGTGATTCTCGGCCCCGAAGGCCCGCGGGTGACCGACGCCACGGTCGGGGAGCCTGCTGGGGAAGCCGCGTACCAGGCGCCGGAGCAGCTCCATGGCCTCCAGTACGGCCCGTACGCGGACGTGTTCGCCTGGGCCGCGACAATCGCGTTCGCGGGCACGGGCAAGGTGCCGTTCGCCGACCGGGACGCGGTGCTGAACGCCGAGGCCGAGGTCGACATCGAGGGCGAGCCGATGCGCAGGGTGCTGCTGTCGGCGCTGTCCAAGCAGGTGACGGAGCGGCCGACCACGTACAGCGCCCTCATGCAGTTGCTGGGGGACAGCGGCGCGGCCAAGCCGCCGGTCGCCGAGCAGCCCGCCATCGAGGGCGTGCCGCTGCAGGGCATCGCGATCGAGATCCCCGGCGTGCCTGGCCAGGGCCCCATCCCCGGAGCCCCCGGCCAGATCCCGCTGGACGCCACGCTCGTCCAGGGTCCTCCGCCCGTGCAAGGCGCCCCGATGGGGCCGCCCATGCAAGGTCCCCCCATGCAGGGGCCTCCGATGCCCGTGCATGGCGTGCCGGTGCCGTACCAGCACCAGCAGGAGGCCCCCATGTGGGGGCCGCCGGAGACGGACGGCTCCCCGCATCCGCCGCACCAGATCAGGCTGGAGGCGGTGCAGCCCACGACAGCCTCCAAGAAGCCGCGCCGTGGCTTCTCCTTGGTGCTCGTCGCCGGGGTCGGCGCGCTCGCGCTCGTCTCGGCGGTCGGCCTGTGGGGTGCGAACAGGTACGTGAAGCTCCAGCAGGTCAATCCGGCCGCCATGGCGCAGGCCAACGGGAACGAGATCCCGATGCCCGCCAGTTCTCCGGCGACCCCTGGTCCGCAGGGTAGTGACCCGGCCGTCGGCACCGACCCGCAGCAGTCCCAGCCCGAGGCCACGGTGCCCTGGGGGGCCACAGACGCCCCGACGGACGATTCGGGCGTCGGCCCGCTGACGCTGCCCACCGAGTGGTCGTCCACGGCGTCCGGCGTACCCACGGTGCCCGAGCTGACCGCCCCTCCCACCACCCCGGCCGCGATCCCGACGCAGCCGGTCCCGATCCCCACCGCTACGCAGCCGCCGACCGTGACCAAGACGGCCGAGCCGACTCCCACCAAGAAGCGGCACGGCAAGCCCACGGCGACCGTGACCAAGACGGTGGAGCCGAGCAGGACGCCCACTCCGACGCCCACGCAGACCGAGGAGCCGACCCGGTCCCAGGAGCCCACCAGGTCCCAGGAGCCGGACCCCACGCCTACGAAGACGACGGCCAGGCCGACGCCTACGAAGACGACGGCCAGGCCGACGCCGACCAAGACGACGGCCAGGCCCACGCCCACGCCCACGAAGACGACGGCCAGGCCCACGCCGACCAAGACCACGGCCAAGCCGACTCCGACCCAGGCCACGAACCCGCACACGCCCACGCAGGTGTGTGGACCGGGCTTCTCGGTCCAGCGCTCCAGCTCGTTCGCCGGCGGTGTGACGTACCAGCTCTGGAACAACAGCACCAGCCAGAACTGCGTGGTCACCATGAAGACCACCGACATCGGAAAGAGGACGCCGGTCAGCGCCACGCTGGAGGTCCAGGGCGGCGGCAGCCAGACCGACTCCGGCAGCTACGAGTACTATGCCGGGCCGGTCAAGCTGACCGCGAAGGGCAAATGCGTCCGGTACTCGGGCAGCGCGGGCTCCGGGAGCACCAGCGCCGGCTGGGACAACTGCGGCTGA
- a CDS encoding S8 family serine peptidase, which produces MIGRALVASALALHLPLAPAVARDNCQPPRGTMQVGESWAQKRLDPKRAWSLSTGAGVKVAIIDSGVDLQHPQIRLAGRADLTGTGYRDCVGHGTAVAGIIGAQYMQGVLFYGMAPGARLLSYKQTDSERDGDPDLLVKAIKAAADEGAKVINVSISTTDQPSLREVVQYAMAKDALIVAAAGNVKKEDGTPVPAYPAAYEGVLAVGAAGPNGILSDFSNVKTPVAVLGPGQGITSTWPGRSYYKDLNGTSYATPYVAGVAALVRARFPKLNEEQVRQRIIATADGATGGGKGAGMVNPLLAVSAILPYEPADAPVVAPPPPSPLPADALAKVPPVDHDAFNLALIIAGSALGVALLVTVARFMIPMARRRGWRPGRPTD; this is translated from the coding sequence ATGATTGGTCGCGCCCTGGTGGCGAGCGCGCTCGCCCTGCACCTTCCGCTGGCGCCCGCGGTCGCGAGGGACAACTGCCAACCGCCCAGAGGCACCATGCAGGTGGGCGAGTCGTGGGCGCAGAAACGGCTCGATCCCAAACGTGCCTGGTCGCTCTCCACCGGCGCGGGCGTGAAAGTAGCGATCATCGACAGCGGCGTCGACCTGCAGCATCCGCAGATCCGCCTGGCGGGCAGGGCTGACCTCACCGGCACCGGCTACCGCGACTGCGTGGGTCACGGCACCGCCGTGGCGGGCATCATCGGCGCACAGTACATGCAGGGAGTGCTGTTCTACGGCATGGCGCCGGGCGCGCGGCTGCTCTCCTACAAGCAGACCGACTCCGAGCGGGACGGCGACCCCGATTTGCTGGTCAAGGCCATCAAGGCCGCCGCCGATGAGGGCGCGAAGGTCATCAACGTGTCCATATCGACGACCGACCAGCCCTCGCTCAGGGAAGTCGTCCAGTATGCGATGGCCAAGGACGCGCTGATCGTCGCCGCGGCAGGCAACGTCAAGAAGGAGGACGGCACCCCCGTTCCGGCGTATCCGGCCGCCTACGAAGGGGTGCTCGCAGTGGGGGCGGCGGGCCCGAACGGCATCCTGTCCGACTTCTCCAACGTCAAGACCCCTGTCGCCGTGCTCGGTCCTGGCCAGGGCATCACGTCCACCTGGCCCGGGCGCTCTTATTACAAAGACCTCAACGGCACCAGCTACGCCACTCCCTACGTGGCCGGTGTGGCCGCGCTCGTCCGGGCCCGCTTCCCGAAGCTGAACGAGGAGCAGGTGCGCCAGCGCATCATCGCCACGGCCGACGGCGCCACGGGCGGGGGCAAGGGCGCGGGCATGGTGAACCCCCTGCTGGCGGTCAGCGCCATCCTCCCCTACGAACCGGCCGACGCCCCCGTGGTCGCGCCTCCGCCCCCCAGTCCTCTTCCGGCGGACGCCTTGGCCAAGGTCCCGCCCGTGGACCACGACGCGTTCAACCTCGCTCTGATCATCGCGGGCTCCGCGCTCGGGGTGGCGCTGCTGGTGACGGTGGCCCGGTTCATGATCCCCATGGCGCGACGCAGAGGCTGGCGGCCCGGCCGTCCGACTGACTGA
- a CDS encoding WXG100 family type VII secretion target yields the protein MSQSMFGGDLAEMQQMASQFTQQSEAVRTTMTALDREAAKVGTAWTGPGAQRFQQAWQNYRTAFQRMTEELQEASRVIGTYRQNIESATK from the coding sequence ATGAGCCAGAGCATGTTCGGCGGCGACCTCGCCGAAATGCAGCAGATGGCCAGCCAGTTCACGCAGCAGTCAGAGGCGGTCCGCACCACGATGACCGCGCTCGACCGCGAGGCCGCCAAGGTCGGCACGGCGTGGACGGGGCCGGGCGCCCAGCGTTTCCAGCAGGCGTGGCAGAACTACCGTACGGCCTTCCAGCGCATGACCGAGGAGCTGCAGGAGGCTTCGCGGGTCATCGGCACCTACCGCCAGAACATCGAGTCCGCAACGAAATGA